aAGCACTTTATAGGAATAACACTTAGATAATAACTAATTTACCTAAAAATAGAAAACTTGGAATAACACTTAGATAATAACTAATTTAACTAAAAATAGAAAACTTGGAATAACACTTAGATAATAACTAATTTACCTAAAAATAGAAAACTTGTTGGTTGTTGTTGGATTTATAAAATTAAGTACAAAGCCAATGGGGAAATAGAAAGATATAAAGCCCATCTTGTAGCTAAAAGGCTACAATCAGagagaaggaattgactatgaggaGACTTTTGCTCCTATAGCCAAGATTGTTACAATTCGTATTGTTATCACTTTAGCTGTtaatttttgttaaaatttgtATCAGTTTGATATAAATAATGCTTTTCTGTATGGTTCTCTTGAAGAAGATGTTTATATGGTTTTACCTCTTGGGTATCATAGTAAAAATGATAAAAGAGTTTGTAAGTTGTTAAAATCTATATATGGTTTAAAACAGGCTCCATGAAAGTGGAATGAAAAATGCTGGGAAGTTTGTTATAATTATGTTAGTTTATGTAGATGATATAATATTGATAGGAAATTGTGAATTTGAATTAGtaaagtaaaatgttttcttaagTCTCAATTTCTTATAAAAGACTTAGGgaagtttaaatatttttttggatATTGAAGTTGTTAATATTCCAAATGGTGTGTTTTTGTCCCAAAGAAAGTAATGTATGGAATTACTTCATGAATTCGAAATGTTGGGCTGTAAGCCGGTCAAAACTCCTCTTGAGCCAAATCTTGttttagataataataataataataataataataataataataataataataataataatgatgatgCTTTACTTGAAAATATAACAGATTTTCAGAAACTTATTTGGAAACTCATCTATCTCAGTATTACTAGACCATATATTACATATTATGTTCAAGTATTAAGTCAATATATGCACAAACCCACTAAGGCTCATTTACCGGTTGCTTTAAGGTTGTTGAAATATTTTTAACATAATCCTAGTAAGGGTGTTAGTTATTTGAAATATGCTTTTGATTCTCTTGTTTTAAGAGGGTTTTCAGATGCAGATTGGGCAAAAATGTTGTTCTCTAGAAAGTTTATTAGTGCTTATGTTGTGTATTTTGGAAACTCTCCTGTTTCTTGGAGAAGTAAGAAACAAGCTACTATTTCTCGTTCTTTTACATAACCAAAATATAGAGCTCTTGGTTCATTGTCTTGTGAGTTAATTTGGGTGATTTTTTTTGTATGATTTGGGGTTTAAGAATGTTGTTCCTATAaatgttttttgtgataatgagtcAACTATCAAGTTAGTTTTGAATCATGTGTTTCATGATAAAACAAAGCATTTTGAAATTGACGTTCATTTTATAagagaacaaatttcaaaaagaGTTATTAAGTTGATCAAATTTAGTAATTCTAATCAAGTAGCGAATATTCTTACTAAATCTTTTGTGTCTTCTTAACATGAGATTCTTAGTGAAAAGTTGTCTGTTTGatcatttttctttaaaatattagttttacaaaatgattaatttgaGGGGgtctattaaaataaataaatattttcaatatATTTTCAAACTAAACATTTGGTCATTTTTTTTTggatatattttgtgtttttgtaTTTGTTTTGATGTACAAGTgatatatgtttgatgtttgaggGTGAAAGTGTAACTTTACCGGGTTCTTTATTAGGTTTACACGAGGGTCTTCGGGTCATCCTCGACCCGGTGTATATATTGCTTAGTTGCTTGTATTTGTCTTATTATTCAAGATTAGAAGCATACATCTCTTAGCTTTCTCTCTCGTTCTCTCAAAATATCTCCATTTAGGGTTTCTGTTCACTGTATAGATTAAGGTTCTTCATAGCTCTCATCTGTTCTTGTGATGTTTTAGGTTAGATTGAGTGATAAATTTAGAGAGTAGATTAGGTGGTTTTTATAGTGAGGTTTATTTTTTAAGTATATGAAAACCTTCTAATTCTTTGTCCTATAATGATATAAGAATCGTTCATGTTGAGAACGTTTTGTTTCTACATTTTTCATAGCAACTTGTTGACTTATGGCAACAATAAAACCACCAAAATATTAACACATCTAAGAAAAACAACATACCTAGCCAAGATGTAAGGCGGTAGTCAACGAAGTTGGTCAAAAGCGTGGCTTTATAAACACAATTTACTATCAACTATGGCGGGTATGGTAGTAGTAACGGACGCAGAAAAAAATTTCAGGGGTTGCTTTATTTTTTTAAAGGTTGCACTACTAAATTggtgttttttaaaataatttattaacttaTTGGTTTTCTCAAAAAGCcaataaactaaaaaaaactaaaaaaatgtttGGTAAAGACcaagttttttgaaaaaaaaaagtgaattttttaaAAGTCAATAATATTCGGCTTTTTCAAAAACCCAATAAAGAGTTTCAAAAGCACTCCAACAAACcctaaaaaaactcatttttcaaCAACAATTTCCGTTACTAAAAAGGTTAGACCGACATATTTacattaagggggtgtttgacttagcttttcacagccaaaagtcttttttgtaaaagaaaaaaaaacaaaaagatgtttggcaaactagTAACTTTTAGAGTTTTAATACAAGGAAAAGcatctttttggaaaagtcaggatttcctgactttttgtaacttttttgaAAAGAACTTTTGAGCTtttaaaagctaagccaaacaccccctaaatttaCACTTATTAGGACATTGTCACGAATTTCCAACGAATTTGTGATTGATTTCTGACGGATTTATGATGAATTTGTGACAAATTTTGACGAATGTACACTAATCTTTGCATTTAACAGAAAAATTTAAGAGGTTGTCTATGCCACCCATGACACCAATTAGGCCGACCATGTATGGTAGGTAGTGGTGGTTGCGGTGGTAGTGGAGAATGGTAGTAGGTTGAAAAGGGTGAAAAGGGTGAAAAGTTATGATCATATGTAACATACAATAATTTAATCTCTTTTTAGAGAAATTTACAAATGTAGCCAAAAACGTTAAAACAACCAAAGTTGTAGGTGGTTAGTTATACATACTATTTCCTACCTTGTAGCTGCTATTTGGTGGTGTTAGGCTGTGAATAAGGCCCAGTACCAGCCCATGGGCCAGAAGTATATAtatccttattttttttttttaagaaaaatctCATTTTCTACTTTCAGATTACAAAAAATTCTCAACCTCTTTAATGACTGAAAATATATACTCTCCTGAAACGTTGCAAGTTATCTACTTATTTAGTGCTTTAATCATGTCTATTAGGTTTTATACATCTAAGATAAGttgatttatgatttatttgtcaaaaaaacaaaaatatatgaaATCTAGAGAGGAAATGGCATCTAGACGGTAGGAGTGAGAGAAAATCGCATTTGGAGTGTAGGAAAATCGCATATGTATGTTGACTTTTGAAAGGAAATCACATATGGAGTGTAATGTACAAGCATCAAAGAATTATACAACTGTAGGTATATGTGTAGATGACaatatacaaattgttcaaacaCAAGTCATGTATTAGGTACTTGTACTTTCACAATTGGGCAGTGCTTATGTGAATATACAATCAATTGGTGCACGAATTATGCATCAATAGCGTGTACATGCAAAAATCTCATGCTTAATTTGTTTTGAACGGCGACCGAAATATATTAGAAAACAAAAAAGGGACAATAAATGAGAAACTCAAGCCACGTTACAACAAAAGACTTGATAAGGAAGACATACACAAAAGaccaataaaaatataataattggACCTAATTTTTATTCAATTAAAactattgaaactaatatcatccgtCAAAAACACATCTTTCTTGACTTAGCTTTAAATTTTAACCACAACATTTAATCTTATCATTTAATGCTTTTgatcttttgttttgtttatctTTTGGCAAATCTATTTACTTTTAAGCAAACATCAACCCTTTTGacctcaaaaaataaaaataacactaTTACTGCTGAGCTAAAAACATTGATTTTAATCTTCTAGTTACGACATACCATTGAATCACTTCAATATCCCCGTGAATAATAAAAAAGAATAATTATCTTCTTCCAAGCATCTTGAAAACACGTAACTGTCTGTTACCAtctcttttctttttgaaattaattaacaatttcaAGTTTATTTTGCATGCCAGCATCATCGAATGACTCGTGCTTTTTATGTCTTGCATCAAACTTattttattgaaaaataaaaaagaattgtctaaaataaaaaagttttttttaataactttttCGCGTCTGAACAGAACACAAAGGCGAACATGAAAATAATTTACTCAAAGGCGCCGACCACGTGGCACGTTCTCGAATGTGTGATTAATATTATTGACCTCCAGATATATAGGCTTCCTACTTTTCCGGTCACCGCCACCGATATCGACGTGTCCAAATCTCATGTTCTCCACGTCAGCCCCATACTAGCCGGCACGGACGAAGATTCATCTCCTTCCGACGAAATCGCGAAGAATATTTGTAAAAAGGACAAAGACAGCAAAACCTTCACCTCTCATCTCTCTTCCTCTCTGTAAGGTAAATACCTTTTTCTCTTTCTATTTTCACATGTATATATACGTATAGCACGATTATCATGTTGTTTTAAACGTATCTAGATCTGAAATTCTGAGATTTTCACTAAATTTGAAGCAGAAATGGGGAGTTTGAATTTCTACGAGAGGTTTTCTAGAACGTTCCGTGAAAATCCTTCGCTTTCGAGATTTCTCGTTGTCTTCGCCGTCAGGTATGCCGTTTGATCCGCTTTCGAATTTCTCTTTCTATTCACTGTGAATTGAATTTGCTAAAAAGTATTATGCTGTGTTGTTAATTGGTAGTCTAAGGACGTTTTTAAGTAAATTAGATCTCGATTATACTGAAAATTGGATACAATTGTTAATAGTTTATGGTTTAATACTTCGCGTCCAGATTAGGCATAGATATTTTGAAGTGTTAACGGAGATTTGGCAATATATTGATGATTGCTTTGTTGATTCCTTGTTCAATTTTGTGATGATTTTTAAGTTGAGTTTGATCCCTTGTTATTTGTCTGTCCAAGAAGATTACCTTGCTTCTTTTGGCAAAGCTCTAACTACACTTTTTTTGTCTTATTACCTTAAAACTCTGAATTGTTTCAGTTGTTTGGTTGGTGAACACATGCTGTTGTCTCTTTCTGATCATTAATTGTGAAAATTTCAAATGAATTTCATTTACCTTGTTTCTATGATTCTCTCCACACCACCATGGAAGTAAATCATTATCAATGATGCTTGTAATTGTTGTGTACTATGATTCAGAAAGTCTAAACTTTAAAGGCTAATTAGTTGAAGAATATGCACAATCTTACCAAAACATCAAAAATATGTTTTAGATCCTCCAAATTTAGGACaaccattgtttacatcaagtaaaaCTGAAATAACTACTGTTATGATGGCTGATTTTCATCAACTTTCATTAATGTACACAATATAACTTTGTAGTGGTGGAGGTCTGGTGGCTTATTCAGAGGGAAACATATTAAGTAGTAGTCCAAAGATTGATGAGTTACCAGAGCCAGGTAATGAAAAAAAGAAGGTAGTTGTGCTTGGAACTGGTTGGGCTGGAACAAGTTTCTTGAAAAATCTCAAGAATCCCTCATATGATGTTCAAGTCATATCACCAAGAAATTACTTTGCATTCACCCCTTTACTACCAAGTGTTACAGTTGGCACAGTGGAAGCCCGAAGTGTTGTTGAACCAATTCGCAACATTGTCAAAAAGGTAATCGAATCAGTttagtaaatagtaaatagtAAATACTAAATCTTCTATGTTTCCTACTAGTTGTGAGATATTGTTAATGTTTAACAGAAGAATGTAAATGTAAACTACTGGGAAGCTGAATGCTACAGGATTGATGCAAAAAGTAAGAAAATTTACTGTCGTTCAAGTCAAGATGATAAAGAAGAATTTGTTGTCGATTATGATTACCTTGTGGTTGCAATGGGAGCCCGTGTTAATACATTTAACACTCCTGGTGTTGAAGAAAACTGTCACTACTTGAAGGTAATTTTAATTTCTGTTTCATATGGGGTGTATAAACTATTGGTTATTTTGCTAATTCGAATTTAGGAAGTTGAAGATGCTCAGAAGATTCGAAGGAAAGTTATAGACTGTTTTGAAAAAGCAAGTTTACCTAATTTGAGTGATGATGAAAAGAAAAGAGTTCTTCAGTTTGTTGTTGTTGGTGGAGGTCCAACTGGAGTTGAATTTGCAGCTGAGCTTCATGATTTTGTGTCTGAAGATTTGGTGAAGTTGTATCCATCTGTTAAAGATTTGGTCAAAATAACACTTCTTGAAGCCACTGACCATATCCTTAACATGTATAACCCTTTCTTTCAGATTCCAAACAACCATTTTAATGATTTTACAGcaatctacttttttttttttgcctataATAACTGTATATGGTTATGTTGTGTAGGTTTGATAAACGGATCACAACTTTTGCAGAAGAGAAGTTTCACAGAGATGGTATAGATTTAAAAACAGGGGAAATGGTTACAAAAGTCTCTGAGAAAGAAATTTCTACAAAAGTAATTAAAACTGGTGAAGTCTCTACTATACCCTATGGAATGGCAGTTTGGTCAACAGGTATTGCAACTCGTCCTGTCATAATGGATTTCATGAAGCAGATTGGCCAGGTATTTTATTTTCTTCATAGGGGTAAAATCGTCATTTTACGTTTCCGACTTTTGACCAGATTCATGTTTTTTTAGGCGAACAGACGTGTGTTAGCTACTGATGAATGGCTTCGAGTTGAAGGGACCAATAGCATATATGCACTTGGAGATTGCGCCACAATCAACCAGCGTAAAGTCATGGTGTGTTTACAAATATACCCTTGAATTATAATACCATAAATATTGCTATAACCggtaaagaaagaaagaaagaagctGATGTGGCAGTTAATAATGATCAGGAGGATATTTCAGCTATATTTGAAAAGGCAGACAAGGACAAGTCAGGAACACTAACAGTAAAAGAATTTCAAGAAGCACTTGATGACATATGCGACAGGTATCCTCAGGTGCAAATTTATCTCAAGAACAAACACATGAGCAATCTGGTTGATCTGCTTCAGGAATCCAAAGGAGATGTTTCAAAAGAGTCGATTGAACTCAATGTTGAACAATTTAAATCCGCTTTATCTCAAGTAGATTCTCAAATGAAGAATCTTCCAGCAACAGCTCAGGTTGCAGCTCAGCAAGGTTCGTATCTTGCGGATTGTTTCAACCGTATGGAAGAGTGCACAAAGAGTCCGGAAGGTCCGTTGCGGTTTAGAGAGTCTGGGCGACATAGGTTTCGTCCCTTCAGGTTGGTCAAAATTGGACtttgaaaagtcaaaattaactctgatttgtattttatattttatatgaatGTGTAATAGGTACAAGCATCTTGGTCAATTTGCTCCATTAGGAGGAGAGCAAACAGCAGCACAACTCCCAGGTGATTGGGTGTCTATTGGCCACAGCTCTCAGTGGCTTTGGTACTCTGTCTATGCAAGGTatgtatagcatcatactttcatttcgtCTTATTCTATTAGTTGACCGTTTGACTTTTTTTGGAAACAGCAAGCAAGTAAGCTGGCGTACAAGGTCGTTGGTGGTGTCAGACTGGATGAGGCGTTTCATTTTTGGGAGGGACTCCAGTCAAATATGAGTGTCCATCTCTTAAAATACCAAAAAAGGTTACAATTTTCTGTTTGATAAACACATTTAatcactttttttttctcaaaatgtTTACTGCAAATAATTTCCCTCTTCGGCTTTACTTTACATCTAGTTTTTAGATGAGCCTCAGAATGTGTATTTGTATTGTATAATGAAGATTATGTGTATCTAGccttttgggttttttttttattcACTATACTCATAATCTGTTTCCTTATTATATGAATCAACTGTTTGAATATTAGTAAAGGAGTACTTTAGGATTTTGTTTAATAATGATGCTAAATGACAAAATCGATGTTTATGGTATAACTGTTGTAAATCGAAATAGTGAGTAACTGTTTGTTTgatatttaatataattatattcTTTTTTAAAGTTTAATTGCATTTAAGTATTTAAACACAATATAGTTTGaagctcaaaaaaaaaaaaaaaaatgaagtcaACATTATATTTATATGTAATAAAATCAAACACAAAGTTACAACTTTCCTCTTCTTGCTCTTTGTTTCAAATTCTAAAATAAATATAGGGAAAAGGTTTCAGTAGTCATACGATGTTTTGCATATGTATCCATTTAGTCTCTTAAGTTATTTTTGTGACTTTTAAAGGAACAAAATTGTATTTGTCGGGTCGAATAGGTCTTTTGTAAAACTAAAGGGGTCAGCAGATGACTTCCTCATCTAAAATGCCGACCACTTGACTAGTTTGTGTCTTATTCTTTGCAAAGAATTCCTTCTTTTTTTTCAGTTCCTTCTTCTTCAGTTTCTTCATCTTCTACTCTCTTGCATCCAAACAAGAAATGATGGTGAGGTGCAATTGTGGAAGTATGAGTATCATACCGATCAATGATAATGGAATTTTTTTTAGCAAAATCGAAACTGATAATCTCATTGTCCTCCGTCTTTTTCCTTCCTTGCAATGACTCCACCAACAAATAATCAGAACTGATAATCTTAAAATCGGAACTAATAATCTCGATTGCTGAAGTCGATATAGTCTCAAAATCGGAACTGATAATCTCGATTGCAGAAGTCAATACATGCCCGTGATTTTGACATTTACAatctgattttgattttgaaatggcAAAATGAACAACTTAAACATGAGACTGGCTATTAATAACTTTGTTTTCTTAAAAGTCATGGAAATAACTTAAGTAACTGAATGAAAAAATATACAAAACATATGTCATTTTCTTATAAATATAAAAGGATGTTAGGTTACTGAAACTTGAAATTAAAAAGGGTGGGGTGGGGGTGGGGATAAACTAGGGaggcttgttttttttttttttttttttttttttttttttttttttctatttcttattttttttattttatacatcCATCTCTTCTaacaaataaaacataatattatcACATCACACCTTTTTAAGCCCTATATTTGACATGTGTACGTTTTTAGACCTTCGACTTTTGATTTTTCTGCTCATTCACTATCTGCTCAAATTAGTTCTATCAATTAAATTATATCTTCAATCAATCTCATAAAATGAAAGATTCCAACCTAATATCCATAAATCATGATTGAAATCTTTTTCAAATTTGAATCGTACATACAATGTCAACATAATCCAACCTTTTTAGTAAATTTGGTTAAATCGGGTTGACTCGTTTATAGTTTTTCCAACCCAACATATTTACTAAACAGGTTAAACATAGGTTCACCTGTTAAATTTTTCCAAAAAACcctttaaaaattaaataatccATTAAATAATATTACCGTAAAGTCTTCCaatttcaaaatttcattttaaaatagaataaacaGTCATTTTTAATAAAACTACAATCAGGTCAAACCATTTATTCATAAACCATTATTAAAAAATCAGAGTTATAAAGAAAACAATGTTGAATCTCGAAtcataaaattgttgatgtgtgtgtacaatcCCGCATTCGCAATCCGTTAAGTACCTACAAAAtgtttaatccacaactgtaagcataaagcttaccgagttccccaaaatatcacatacaacacagcATAATCACCATATATGGGTTATCAACAGCCTGTGAACTATCAGTAGCCCTAAGTATCATATACAACATAACAATATAAACAATTATGGATCATCAGCAACCTTGGGGACTATCAGCAATCCCAGTGGGCTAATAGTAATTAACAACACACAtcatgggttatcagcaaccctggtgACTATCAGCAGCTCCAGTGGGGCTAACAGCACACCTCAGCGGTTATCAATAACCATAGGAACTATCGACATTCCCACGAACTCACAATATAGTAGGATATGTCAGCAGCTCAATTCACATATAACATCAATCAATAATTGAGACCCAACTGGTCAACATGCATATACTACCACACAgacaagtatagtgagaagactcacctcacagataGCAGCAAAACGCAACAGCTCCCATACAATGCAGACCGGTACTACGAGACACCTAATAGCAATAAGGAAGTACCTTCTCAGCCTACACTGCAAAACCCTTaaattaaccaaaagtcaaccatggtAAAAAATGAACGGTCAAAGTCAGCATTCAAGGTCAGCCCCCTCAGACCTTCCACGTCGTAGCCACCCATAGGCAACATCCTGGCAGTTAAACGACAAAAAAGGTTGTGGTAACACTAGTCTATACGTCGTGGCAACCAGACCGCCATATCGTGGGAACTAGGCTCTCACAGCTcaatggattaagctcttaactCTTAACCTCATGAACTCCAGAACGCAGATCTAAAGCTTCCCAAagtctagatggataaagtttccaactttatccattaagacatcttaATAAGCCAATATCTCAACTACTAAGTTCTTAATGCTTGCACCGAAAACATAGGCTCCCAGCTAAGTCATACAATCCCTTTTTCTAACCACCACCATGGTCTAGAAACCAAATAAGGCACACAAAGGTTATGGGGTTCACTCAAACTCCAAGAACAATAATATATGGGTCAAAAGCTTGGAAAATGACCTAGAACGAGATCTAGAGATCTAATAAGCAAGGTGAAGACTCTATACCTCCAGAAGACAAGGAATGTGATGAAGATGTAAGATCTAAGTTGGAACCAAGAACTCAAGCATAAAAATGGACTCTTTCTTCCTTCATCCTTCACAAAAGTGACTTCACCCACTCAAAACACATATATGGATGTTAGGATTTGGATGGGATAGGATCTCAAAGGGTGGAGACTGCCAAAATAAGGAACCCTTGGAGTTAATTctcttaaatagggcaccaatactgaaaattagggttttggcccaaaatagccACCACGTTGTGGCAAGCTATATGACACATCATGGTGTTGTGCAAATGCATGTTCCTTATCAACGAATGCCATGTCGTGGCCTACCATGCGATTCGACACAACCCAGCATACCAGAATATGCAAAAATCATTACAAGGATTTCAGAACCATGCGCATAAGCCATTCCTAAGTTGAACTTCCAAAAGGTTGACGTCTCGACCAAAGTAGCACTAATAAAATATCCCAAACAGACATCTCCTTATTGGCATGAGAGTTGAATTTAATCCTTAGCAAGAAGCATGAAACTTAAAGAAGAAACGACCACCATCACATTGAAACTAATCAACCTCAGGAGGCACTCAACCTTTAATCACAATTTTATGACTTCTAGATCATACCTGATTTCCAGTCAAGCAAGGCCACTCCACTCATCAACTATGTTGACCAAATGCTCACAAAATCAATCCATCCAAGGTTTTCCTTGGCCTCGTGCCGACTCACTGATAACTGGGTACAAAATCCACAATCAATCGTCGATGCCTACAACCTTGCATATAGACTCAAGAGGGAAATATAAACCAACAAAGGCTAAACTAGCCTACACATCCCCTTGGTTCAAAAGCCTTGCATCTAGACATAGAGATATATAGAAGAAGCATTAGTGGTTTTCATCAACCCATCCCAAATTTAGATATCATGACTGAGGTCCTACAATACACACCCGACTTCTTGGAAAATCGTGGCTAACCAATTGCTCCCACGAGCGAAACCATGGTCAAAACCAAACTCGCGTGAAATCCAAGCTCCCAAAACAACTTAGGTGCACAATCATCATCCGAGACACCCAAAATAAGTCAACAACCAATTAAAAATATGATTAGAGTGTCATTTATTGGAGACATGACATCATATTTGCTAGTTTTTACGAATGAGACAATGTATCaccttcaatatatatatatatatatatatatatatatatatatatatatatataactttatgttttctaaatacatgaaCAACATGTTGGGGATCTGGTGAACCCTAAGGTG
The genomic region above belongs to Lactuca sativa cultivar Salinas chromosome 4, Lsat_Salinas_v11, whole genome shotgun sequence and contains:
- the LOC111892390 gene encoding external alternative NAD(P)H-ubiquinone oxidoreductase B2, mitochondrial; the protein is MGSLNFYERFSRTFRENPSLSRFLVVFAVSGGGLVAYSEGNILSSSPKIDELPEPGNEKKKVVVLGTGWAGTSFLKNLKNPSYDVQVISPRNYFAFTPLLPSVTVGTVEARSVVEPIRNIVKKKNVNVNYWEAECYRIDAKSKKIYCRSSQDDKEEFVVDYDYLVVAMGARVNTFNTPGVEENCHYLKEVEDAQKIRRKVIDCFEKASLPNLSDDEKKRVLQFVVVGGGPTGVEFAAELHDFVSEDLVKLYPSVKDLVKITLLEATDHILNMFDKRITTFAEEKFHRDGIDLKTGEMVTKVSEKEISTKVIKTGEVSTIPYGMAVWSTGIATRPVIMDFMKQIGQANRRVLATDEWLRVEGTNSIYALGDCATINQRKVMEDISAIFEKADKDKSGTLTVKEFQEALDDICDRYPQVQIYLKNKHMSNLVDLLQESKGDVSKESIELNVEQFKSALSQVDSQMKNLPATAQVAAQQGSYLADCFNRMEECTKSPEGPLRFRESGRHRFRPFRYKHLGQFAPLGGEQTAAQLPGDWVSIGHSSQWLWYSVYASKQVSWRTRSLVVSDWMRRFIFGRDSSQI